One window of the Sphaerochaeta associata genome contains the following:
- a CDS encoding ABC-2 transporter permease has protein sequence MMALLLKDVFLIRKRNLIMLFAIAIFVVLAGVQGGLVNTVMATMMPLLMGFTTLAYDQNDGWEAYACALPFSRIQIVKSKYVLALISIVVSILLVLIVGLAASVLELKTMLSNAVTQFTFGSLFVAINYPLILKFGFEKSRLYYILVMIGLMSIGSALSTFQKGPSMPVSLAFALPVAALAGLIASYFLSCSIMKNKEFSGS, from the coding sequence ATGATGGCTTTGTTGCTCAAGGATGTGTTTCTGATACGCAAGCGCAACTTGATAATGCTTTTTGCGATTGCCATTTTTGTTGTTCTTGCAGGAGTGCAGGGTGGGTTGGTCAATACGGTAATGGCAACCATGATGCCGCTGCTGATGGGTTTTACCACCCTGGCTTATGACCAAAATGACGGTTGGGAAGCCTATGCGTGCGCCCTTCCATTCTCCAGGATCCAAATTGTGAAGAGTAAGTATGTGCTGGCACTTATTTCCATCGTCGTCTCGATACTGCTGGTTTTGATCGTCGGTCTTGCAGCTTCGGTATTGGAACTGAAGACGATGTTGTCGAATGCCGTCACCCAATTCACCTTCGGCTCCTTGTTTGTTGCCATCAATTACCCCTTGATCTTGAAATTTGGTTTTGAGAAGAGCAGGCTGTACTATATTTTGGTCATGATCGGCTTGATGTCCATTGGGTCGGCTCTTTCTACATTCCAGAAAGGTCCTTCTATGCCTGTCTCCCTGGCATTTGCTTTACCGGTTGCAGCGTTGGCGGGTTTGATTGCAAGCTATTTTCTCTCGTGTTCGATTATGAAAAACAAGGAATTTTCTGGTTCATGA
- a CDS encoding zinc ribbon domain-containing protein produces MEEAEVFAKLSQLQEDLTLRFALEDEIVKLPRDLKVKQELLDKINLEYIDEHARSETAKDDLRSLRIQYDDAVHARENSEKQMELISTQREFEALEKEIKDASAKEQSLLKQLHVKEKQVHEFSDRLTEKEQLMMLQKQEVDNEASKIEALLSDKRNQLSKLETKCEQYISGDITEDLYNKFCNIVKNKKGKGIVPIHGLVCQGCHIVLPIQFVNVVRSAKEIEFCPYCSRILYYEEVEGADEQFRKRIEDIEIEEGGLADFVDSSEFDDLL; encoded by the coding sequence ATGGAAGAAGCAGAAGTATTTGCAAAGCTCAGCCAATTGCAGGAGGACCTGACCTTACGGTTTGCCCTTGAGGATGAGATTGTCAAGTTGCCCAGAGATCTGAAAGTCAAGCAGGAACTGCTGGACAAGATCAACTTGGAATATATTGATGAACATGCCAGAAGTGAAACAGCCAAGGATGATCTCAGAAGCCTGCGCATCCAGTATGATGATGCAGTACATGCCCGTGAGAACTCCGAGAAGCAGATGGAGTTGATCTCTACACAGCGCGAGTTTGAAGCGCTCGAGAAAGAAATCAAGGATGCATCTGCAAAGGAGCAGAGTCTGCTCAAGCAACTGCATGTCAAGGAGAAGCAGGTTCACGAATTCAGTGACCGTCTTACCGAGAAAGAGCAGTTGATGATGCTGCAAAAACAGGAAGTGGACAACGAGGCCAGTAAAATCGAAGCCTTGCTCTCCGACAAGAGAAACCAGCTTTCCAAGCTTGAGACCAAGTGCGAGCAGTACATCAGCGGCGATATAACCGAAGACCTGTACAACAAGTTCTGCAATATTGTGAAGAACAAGAAGGGAAAGGGTATTGTTCCCATCCATGGCTTGGTTTGCCAGGGGTGTCACATTGTGCTTCCCATCCAGTTCGTCAATGTTGTTCGTTCGGCAAAGGAGATTGAATTCTGTCCGTATTGCAGCCGAATCCTCTACTATGAAGAGGTTGAGGGTGCCGACGAGCAGTTCCGCAAGAGAATCGAGGATATTGAGATTGAAGAGGGCGGCCTTGCCGACTTTGTCGATTCCAGTGAATTCGACGACCTTCTCTAG
- the glmS gene encoding glutamine--fructose-6-phosphate transaminase (isomerizing) — protein sequence MCGIVGYVGSEEASSILLEALRKLEYRGYDSAGIALVDEHKSLQIRKIKGRLSNLELLVQQKPIAGKCGIAHTRWATHGEPSDLNSHPHTDVSQSIAVVHNGIIENHAQLRAWLEKHQVTFASQTDSEVIAHLIDFHYNGDLLLAVTETVKRLEGSYAIAVACSQHPQLLVVARKDSPLVIGRAENFTMLASDVPPLLSHTRGVQYLEDLEVATLTQHEVHIYNLDGDEIEREIQTIDWDMEAAEKCGFEHFMLKEICEQPKALRDTLRARYKDGSLSFPVQIENLLENCKHLLITGCGTAYHAAMVASYVIEQVAGLPVEVLVASELRYRPHIRKEGEVCLLISQSGETADTIASLRLLKELGIPTIALTNVVGCTLSREADWVLYTQAGPEIAVASTKAFTTQLLSLFTIASLIAKQERSGLLEALDQLPGKTQLLIDRQEDIQRFAASQFNKTKVFFMGRLVDFAISLESALKLKEISYTHSEAFAAGELKHGPIALVDTSTLVVALCTQPSLYAKMDSNIKEVKARGATALVITFEDVHTFDDTADAIFRLPQTHPLFSPVLSVIVSQLYAYYCSVLKGNDPDKPRNLAKSVTVE from the coding sequence ATGTGCGGTATTGTGGGGTATGTCGGATCTGAGGAAGCTTCCTCCATTTTGCTGGAAGCACTTCGCAAGCTGGAGTATCGTGGCTATGATTCTGCTGGTATCGCCTTGGTCGATGAGCATAAAAGCCTGCAAATCCGCAAGATTAAGGGACGGCTTTCCAATTTGGAGCTCTTGGTTCAGCAAAAGCCGATTGCCGGTAAGTGCGGTATCGCACATACAAGGTGGGCGACTCATGGGGAGCCTTCCGACCTGAACAGCCATCCACACACCGATGTATCACAGAGCATTGCCGTTGTACACAACGGGATCATTGAGAACCATGCCCAACTGAGGGCTTGGCTTGAAAAACACCAAGTTACGTTTGCTAGCCAGACCGACAGCGAGGTCATCGCTCATTTGATCGACTTCCACTACAACGGCGATTTGCTTCTTGCAGTGACCGAGACGGTAAAAAGGCTGGAAGGTTCATATGCCATCGCGGTTGCGTGCAGCCAACATCCCCAGCTGTTGGTTGTTGCAAGAAAGGATAGTCCCTTGGTGATAGGACGGGCGGAGAATTTCACAATGCTTGCCAGTGATGTTCCTCCGCTTTTGAGTCACACCAGGGGGGTTCAATATCTAGAGGATTTGGAAGTAGCCACGCTCACTCAGCATGAAGTCCACATCTATAATCTTGATGGGGATGAGATCGAGCGGGAGATTCAGACGATCGACTGGGATATGGAAGCTGCAGAGAAATGCGGTTTCGAACACTTCATGCTCAAGGAGATTTGCGAACAGCCCAAAGCACTACGCGATACCTTGCGGGCCAGATATAAGGATGGTTCATTGTCCTTTCCCGTCCAAATCGAAAATCTCTTGGAAAATTGCAAGCATCTTTTAATAACCGGGTGTGGAACCGCCTATCATGCTGCAATGGTTGCTTCCTATGTGATTGAACAGGTTGCCGGCCTGCCGGTGGAAGTGCTTGTAGCCAGTGAACTCAGATATAGGCCCCATATCCGCAAGGAAGGCGAAGTATGTCTGCTTATCAGCCAGAGCGGTGAAACCGCCGATACCATTGCATCTCTTCGTTTGTTGAAGGAGCTGGGTATTCCGACGATCGCCCTGACGAATGTAGTGGGCTGTACGCTCAGCAGAGAAGCCGATTGGGTCCTGTATACCCAAGCCGGTCCGGAAATCGCTGTAGCCTCAACAAAGGCCTTTACAACACAGCTCTTGAGTCTCTTCACCATAGCTTCTTTGATTGCCAAACAGGAACGATCGGGGCTTTTGGAGGCTCTCGATCAACTGCCTGGCAAGACACAGTTGCTCATCGACAGGCAGGAAGATATACAGCGGTTTGCAGCCAGCCAGTTCAACAAAACAAAAGTATTCTTCATGGGACGGCTGGTTGATTTTGCCATAAGTCTTGAGAGCGCCCTCAAGCTCAAGGAGATCAGCTATACACACAGCGAGGCATTTGCCGCCGGCGAACTCAAGCATGGACCTATCGCCTTGGTTGATACTTCTACGCTGGTTGTTGCACTATGCACCCAACCATCCTTGTATGCAAAGATGGATTCCAACATCAAGGAAGTAAAAGCAAGAGGCGCTACAGCGTTGGTAATTACCTTTGAGGATGTCCATACCTTCGATGATACCGCGGATGCCATTTTCAGGCTGCCTCAGACGCATCCATTGTTCAGTCCTGTTCTCAGTGTCATTGTAAGCCAGCTCTATGCATACTACTGTTCAGTCCTTAAGGGAAACGATCCGGACAAGCCAAGAAACCTGGCCAAGTCGGTTACTGTCGAGTAA
- the mazG gene encoding nucleoside triphosphate pyrophosphohydrolase gives MIDFTYEKKTTLQDALMQLFAIVTLLRSEQGCPWDREQSPKQVSTHLIDETYEYLDAVLSDDKEGQSEELGDVLLNAMMLLEMHQETDPAAGIEALNLVCEKLIRRHPHVFSDQKVANSSEVIDVWNAIKVDVEGKTHQKDDFFSRVPPSLPPLEMANEIQKKIRKVGFDWPDAQGVFDKVQEELAEVVEAYRNPRDEREDLEMELGDLLFSAVNLCRFLGFNPSLALHRSNQKMRSRFNALYQRAQAEGVQLNQENLAEMDRLWEEIKAERRLQHEE, from the coding sequence ATGATTGACTTCACCTATGAAAAGAAAACCACCCTTCAGGATGCCCTGATGCAGTTGTTTGCAATTGTCACCCTGCTTCGCAGCGAGCAAGGCTGTCCCTGGGACAGGGAGCAGAGCCCCAAACAAGTCTCGACACACCTCATCGATGAGACGTATGAATACCTTGATGCAGTGCTTTCCGATGACAAGGAAGGACAGAGCGAGGAGCTCGGCGATGTACTTCTCAATGCAATGATGCTATTGGAAATGCATCAGGAAACAGATCCTGCTGCCGGCATCGAAGCACTCAATCTGGTGTGCGAGAAGTTGATCCGCAGGCATCCCCATGTCTTTTCCGACCAGAAAGTTGCAAACAGCAGTGAAGTGATAGATGTATGGAATGCCATTAAAGTTGATGTTGAAGGGAAAACCCATCAAAAGGATGATTTCTTCAGTCGTGTCCCCCCTTCCCTTCCCCCCTTGGAAATGGCCAATGAAATCCAGAAGAAAATCCGCAAGGTAGGCTTCGACTGGCCCGATGCCCAAGGAGTGTTCGACAAGGTGCAGGAAGAGCTTGCTGAAGTCGTTGAAGCATATAGGAATCCCCGCGATGAGAGGGAGGATCTTGAGATGGAATTGGGAGACCTGCTTTTCTCAGCGGTGAACCTTTGCCGCTTTTTGGGCTTCAATCCTTCCTTGGCCCTGCACCGCTCGAATCAAAAAATGAGGAGTCGGTTCAATGCCCTCTACCAACGAGCGCAAGCTGAAGGCGTGCAGCTGAACCAAGAGAACCTTGCTGAGATGGACCGGCTTTGGGAAGAGATCAAAGCCGAGCGGCGTTTACAGCATGAGGAGTGA
- a CDS encoding tetratricopeptide repeat protein, with amino-acid sequence MSKNKKDSAELTLTERIEGSLNSFLARNKKVAIIVLAVVVIGLITLGIVTSVNNKNLQAQFNTIDLLETAYSDLQVMGSEDEGYQAKYDELVAGLNDLSVKGKKYPSLKAQYLLGMVAFEKVEYQKSLDSFVLTYSNAGKNYLASLALTNAAVSAEELGNDSLALEYYTKVIDEFGLSAAEAPKALFGQARLQEKSGNTELAKATLQQLADQFPTSEFAKIATNRLALL; translated from the coding sequence ATGAGTAAGAATAAGAAGGATTCAGCTGAACTTACCTTGACTGAAAGAATCGAAGGATCATTGAATAGCTTTTTGGCCCGTAACAAGAAGGTAGCCATCATTGTCTTGGCAGTCGTAGTTATCGGTCTGATTACACTTGGCATCGTCACCTCGGTCAATAACAAGAATCTGCAGGCGCAGTTCAATACTATTGACCTTTTGGAGACTGCTTATTCTGATCTTCAGGTCATGGGCTCGGAGGATGAGGGCTATCAGGCAAAGTACGATGAACTCGTTGCCGGCTTGAATGACCTTTCCGTGAAAGGCAAAAAGTATCCCAGCCTTAAGGCTCAATACCTGTTGGGTATGGTGGCTTTTGAGAAAGTGGAGTACCAGAAATCGCTTGACAGCTTTGTCTTGACGTACTCGAATGCAGGAAAGAACTACCTTGCATCACTGGCTCTGACCAACGCTGCAGTAAGTGCTGAGGAACTTGGTAATGATTCCTTGGCTCTCGAGTACTATACAAAGGTCATTGATGAGTTTGGCTTGTCTGCCGCAGAGGCTCCAAAGGCTTTGTTCGGTCAGGCTCGCCTGCAGGAGAAGAGCGGTAATACCGAGCTCGCGAAAGCAACGCTCCAACAGCTCGCCGACCAATTCCCAACTTCTGAGTTTGCCAAGATTGCAACCAATAGACTTGCACTTTTGTAG
- a CDS encoding TIGR03936 family radical SAM-associated protein, translated as MQIVDTIADDLLMIQNPARYTGGEFHYGEKDLSKVNLYTAICFPDLYEIGMSNNAVRILYDLLNNMEEVYCDRVFSVAHDFEKLLRQKQIPLYTLDLQKPLSELDMLGISIGYELCATNILQVLELGLIPLHAVDRTDEHPIVICGGPAATNPLPFAPFMDFVYIGEAEGGLEEVAGLLLEAKKQHKSRSEKIALLKELPYLWYKGKKLASRFIDTTFATPGKHTYRHYVVPNFKVAQDNGVVEIMRGCPNSCRFCHAGQYYKPYRQKLYSTMAEQVEQHVSDFGYREVTLSSLSSGDHPYIKELIETLNTEYSQRHVSFSLPSLKVNSFSLGILEQLSEVRKSGLTFAIETPKEAWQRAMNKEVPLEQVIEIAREAKSRGWKLAKFYFMIGLPFVDREVENQAIVDYVGAIFDATRLSMNINIGTFIPKPHTPFQWCSQLTPKQSYEQLSSLKKAINERIRGCKVSYHEPNISYLEGLISRGDERYAEVIESAYRKGCRLDAWDEHLKAELWMEAIKEASYNPDTCIFDPYGLDEDLPWDSVSMRVSKKFLKDEYEMAKSLLLTERCFESCNHLCGVCSKVTEVMDTTHKDPILEQVRNKTLAVEPKVETVEKTVQALITYRRFGRSLYISHIHAMRNFEMAFQRSKVGVQFTQGFNPKPKLEFVNPLSVGIAGDEEVMLAELIDFEGLTESEVKKKLSLALNAGYEIKEVIFLRLDKKQTLAKYLKGSLYTIETRADEESRLILESFCNQELKDVVVRKEAEGLFSVRLEGEKNLVKLLFGSETDKFALASRLRITRRALFAGSWEVSYPAFFTSLMKEQHSIQ; from the coding sequence ATGCAGATTGTAGATACTATCGCCGATGACCTGTTGATGATTCAAAATCCAGCCCGCTATACGGGTGGGGAGTTCCACTATGGAGAGAAAGACCTTTCGAAGGTGAATCTGTATACGGCCATCTGCTTTCCTGACTTGTACGAGATTGGCATGAGCAACAATGCAGTGCGTATTCTTTATGACTTGCTCAACAACATGGAAGAGGTCTACTGTGACAGAGTCTTCTCCGTTGCCCATGACTTTGAAAAGTTGCTTCGACAGAAACAGATCCCCCTGTATACCTTGGATCTTCAGAAGCCGCTTTCCGAGCTCGATATGCTCGGCATCTCCATCGGGTATGAACTCTGTGCCACCAACATTTTGCAGGTTCTCGAACTTGGCTTGATTCCCCTGCACGCCGTCGACCGAACCGACGAGCATCCGATTGTCATCTGCGGCGGACCCGCTGCAACCAATCCACTTCCATTCGCTCCTTTCATGGACTTTGTCTATATCGGGGAAGCGGAGGGTGGACTGGAAGAAGTGGCCGGACTTTTGCTCGAAGCAAAGAAGCAGCATAAGAGCAGAAGTGAGAAGATTGCGTTGCTTAAAGAGCTTCCCTATCTTTGGTACAAGGGCAAAAAGCTGGCATCCCGTTTCATTGATACAACCTTTGCAACACCCGGGAAGCATACCTATCGTCACTATGTGGTTCCCAACTTCAAGGTCGCCCAGGACAACGGGGTTGTGGAAATCATGCGCGGTTGTCCCAACAGCTGCCGTTTCTGCCATGCAGGCCAATACTACAAGCCATATAGGCAGAAGCTGTACAGCACCATGGCCGAGCAGGTCGAACAGCATGTAAGCGATTTCGGCTATCGTGAGGTGACGCTCTCATCACTATCCAGCGGGGACCATCCGTACATAAAGGAGTTGATTGAAACACTCAACACCGAGTACTCACAGAGACATGTCTCTTTCTCACTTCCCAGTCTGAAGGTGAATTCCTTCTCGTTGGGTATTCTGGAACAGCTTTCCGAAGTCCGTAAAAGCGGGCTGACCTTTGCCATCGAAACTCCAAAGGAAGCCTGGCAGCGTGCCATGAATAAGGAGGTTCCTCTTGAGCAGGTCATTGAAATCGCCCGAGAGGCGAAGAGCAGGGGATGGAAGCTTGCCAAGTTCTACTTCATGATAGGGCTTCCCTTCGTCGACCGCGAGGTTGAAAACCAGGCTATCGTCGATTATGTCGGTGCCATCTTCGATGCTACGCGTCTGTCTATGAACATCAACATCGGGACCTTCATCCCCAAGCCACATACACCGTTCCAATGGTGCAGCCAGCTGACGCCCAAGCAGTCATACGAGCAGCTCTCTTCACTGAAGAAAGCAATTAATGAGCGTATCAGAGGGTGCAAGGTGAGTTATCATGAGCCCAATATCAGTTATCTGGAGGGGTTGATAAGTCGCGGTGATGAGCGGTACGCGGAGGTCATAGAATCTGCCTATCGCAAGGGTTGCCGTCTGGATGCATGGGACGAGCATCTGAAGGCAGAGCTGTGGATGGAGGCGATCAAGGAGGCTTCCTACAACCCTGATACCTGCATCTTCGATCCATACGGCTTGGACGAGGACCTTCCCTGGGACTCGGTGAGCATGCGGGTCAGCAAGAAATTCCTCAAGGATGAGTATGAAATGGCCAAGAGCCTGCTCTTGACCGAGCGGTGCTTTGAATCATGCAACCATCTCTGCGGTGTGTGTTCTAAGGTCACCGAAGTCATGGATACCACGCATAAGGACCCGATACTCGAACAGGTCAGGAACAAGACCTTGGCAGTCGAGCCGAAGGTGGAGACGGTGGAGAAGACGGTACAGGCTCTGATCACCTACCGAAGGTTCGGCCGATCGCTCTATATAAGTCACATTCATGCCATGCGCAATTTTGAGATGGCTTTCCAGCGTTCCAAGGTGGGGGTGCAGTTCACCCAGGGATTCAATCCCAAACCCAAGCTTGAATTTGTCAATCCGCTTTCTGTCGGCATCGCAGGAGATGAGGAAGTGATGCTTGCCGAGTTGATTGATTTCGAGGGCCTGACTGAATCTGAAGTCAAGAAGAAACTGAGCTTGGCCCTGAATGCCGGGTATGAGATTAAAGAAGTGATCTTTCTCCGACTCGACAAGAAACAGACGTTGGCGAAGTATCTGAAGGGCAGTCTCTATACCATTGAGACCCGTGCGGATGAAGAGAGCCGTTTGATATTGGAATCGTTCTGCAACCAGGAATTGAAGGATGTGGTTGTGCGCAAGGAAGCCGAAGGTTTGTTCTCCGTCCGTTTGGAAGGTGAGAAGAACTTGGTAAAACTGCTCTTTGGCAGCGAAACTGACAAGTTTGCACTTGCCAGCCGTCTGCGTATAACAAGAAGGGCCCTGTTCGCCGGTTCCTGGGAAGTCTCCTATCCTGCTTTCTTCACTTCGCTCATGAAGGAACAACATTCAATTCAGTAA
- a CDS encoding TrkA C-terminal domain-containing protein, with translation MMEPLQPNRTSKREKSAIYERIAVDIAKRIANEELAEGVKLSGRTLLSGEYGVSPETIRRSFAILEEQGVVEVMHNSGVKVKSRKQAKTFIETYDKHDESKQLLQRMRTLLDEHEALDREFFSLAKQLFTINSRFAESNPFPVFSYTVNQSSTVIGKSLGELHFWQETGATVVAVRREGAITLSPGPYFGLQADDILMMVGPQEALPHIERLLN, from the coding sequence ATGATGGAACCATTGCAGCCAAACCGTACCAGCAAACGGGAAAAGAGCGCCATTTATGAAAGGATTGCTGTGGATATCGCCAAACGAATCGCCAACGAGGAGTTGGCCGAAGGGGTGAAATTATCCGGGAGAACGCTGCTCAGCGGCGAATACGGAGTGTCGCCTGAGACCATTCGGCGCTCCTTCGCCATTCTCGAGGAGCAAGGCGTGGTGGAAGTCATGCACAATAGCGGTGTCAAGGTAAAAAGCCGCAAACAAGCAAAGACATTTATCGAGACCTATGACAAGCACGATGAATCGAAACAGTTGCTGCAGCGCATGCGTACGCTCCTTGATGAACATGAAGCCTTGGACAGAGAGTTCTTCTCCCTTGCAAAACAGTTGTTTACGATCAATTCCCGCTTTGCAGAGTCCAATCCTTTCCCGGTCTTCAGCTATACAGTCAATCAATCGAGTACAGTTATCGGCAAATCCCTGGGTGAGCTGCATTTCTGGCAGGAAACCGGTGCTACGGTGGTCGCAGTAAGAAGAGAGGGTGCAATCACCCTCTCCCCTGGCCCATATTTCGGCCTGCAGGCCGATGACATCCTGATGATGGTTGGACCTCAGGAGGCCCTTCCACATATCGAACGATTACTGAATTGA
- a CDS encoding GntR family transcriptional regulator produces MDIILSNTNQDPIYEQIAHQMRTQIVSGILKEGELLPSIRALAKELRISVITTKRAYDELEREGYIETIAAKGSYVAARSHEQLKEEYLKKIEDHMRSIHLLAQFIGLSEEELGMMYQLLTEGER; encoded by the coding sequence GTGGATATTATCCTCTCAAATACCAATCAGGACCCGATTTACGAGCAGATTGCCCATCAGATGCGTACCCAGATAGTGTCTGGCATTCTCAAGGAAGGCGAATTGTTGCCTTCAATCAGAGCTCTTGCCAAGGAACTGCGCATCAGTGTGATAACCACCAAACGTGCGTATGACGAACTTGAACGGGAAGGATACATCGAGACCATCGCTGCTAAAGGAAGCTATGTTGCAGCGCGTAGCCATGAACAACTGAAAGAGGAATACTTGAAAAAAATCGAGGATCATATGCGTTCGATTCATTTGCTTGCCCAGTTCATCGGGCTCAGCGAAGAGGAGCTTGGAATGATGTATCAATTACTTACAGAGGGAGAACGATAA
- a CDS encoding ABC transporter ATP-binding protein: MESAIHCSNLKKSYGSFTLDINDLHIATGTVHGLIGANGCGKTTTIKLLLGLLFPDSGDLSVLGSHAIGQDTEIRQNIGFIVEDASVPSLMNAKQLSDVLKQTYHGWDQVRYDLLLKQFQLDAKKQYRMYSRGMKVKLQLAVALSHQASLLILDEPTSGLDPLARDEIITILSEFREDESHTILISSHITSDLEKLCDYVTFLEHGRIRFTREKDELLDEFRLVQTTHQMEADIDSDAIVARRDGSFQVELLMRAQDVPSFVEARRLNLEELIILLSRKGGAA; the protein is encoded by the coding sequence ATGGAGAGCGCAATACACTGTTCGAATCTGAAAAAATCCTACGGGTCATTCACTTTGGATATTAATGATTTGCATATAGCCACTGGAACGGTGCATGGTTTGATTGGAGCGAACGGCTGCGGCAAGACCACCACGATAAAACTGCTGCTCGGCTTGTTGTTTCCTGATTCAGGAGACCTTTCGGTCTTGGGTTCTCATGCGATCGGTCAGGATACAGAGATCCGGCAGAACATTGGTTTCATTGTGGAAGATGCTTCGGTTCCCAGTCTTATGAATGCAAAACAGCTGTCTGATGTATTGAAACAAACCTACCATGGATGGGATCAAGTTCGGTATGACCTGTTGCTTAAGCAGTTCCAGCTTGATGCGAAGAAGCAGTATCGAATGTATTCACGAGGCATGAAAGTGAAACTCCAGCTTGCGGTTGCACTCAGTCATCAGGCCTCTCTCTTGATTCTGGACGAACCAACCAGCGGTCTGGATCCCTTGGCACGAGATGAAATTATCACCATTCTTTCAGAGTTCCGGGAGGATGAGAGCCATACGATTCTTATCAGCAGTCATATCACCAGTGATTTGGAAAAGCTCTGTGATTATGTCACGTTCTTGGAACATGGGCGGATACGGTTCACCCGTGAAAAGGACGAATTGCTCGATGAGTTCCGATTGGTACAGACAACTCATCAGATGGAAGCCGATATTGATAGCGATGCGATTGTGGCAAGGCGCGACGGATCGTTCCAGGTGGAGCTGTTGATGAGAGCACAGGATGTGCCTTCGTTTGTTGAAGCCAGAAGGCTCAACTTGGAAGAATTGATCATTCTTTTGTCCAGGAAAGGAGGCGCTGCATGA